A window from Polyodon spathula isolate WHYD16114869_AA chromosome 28, ASM1765450v1, whole genome shotgun sequence encodes these proteins:
- the LOC121301795 gene encoding dnaJ homolog subfamily C member 7-like isoform X2, which translates to MAVADCEMPMAPESEVMSEEEMEREAEGFKEQGNAFYIKKDYSEAFNFYTKAIDACPKNASYYGNRAATLMMLNRHWEALEDAQQAVRMDDMFVKGHLREGKCHLSLGNGKAASRSFQRVLELELDNAQAPSELKNANAVLEYERMAEIDFEKRDFRKCVFYMDRALEYAPACHRFKILKAECLALLGRYPEAQSVASDILRMDATNGDALYVRGLCLYYEDCIEKAVQFFVQALRMAPDHEKARLACRNAKALKSKKEEGNNAFKDGNYEAAYELYSEALTIDPNNIKTNAKLYCNRGTVGSKLKKCDQAIEDCTNAIKLDETYIKAYLRRAQCYMDTEQYEEAVRDYEKVYQTEKTKEHKHLLKTAQLELKKSKRNDYYKILGVDKNATDDEIKKAYRKRALMHHPDRHSGASPEMQKEEEKKFKEVGEAFTVLSDPKKKARYDSGQDLDEEGMNMGDFDANNIFKAFFGAPGGGFSFEASGPGNFFFQFG; encoded by the exons ATGGCGGTTGCAGATTGTGAGATGCCCATGGCTCCCGAGTCGGAGGTGATGAGCGAAGAGGAGATGGAAAG GGAAGCAGAGGGCTTTAAAGAACAAGGAAATGCCTTTTACATCAAGAAAGATTACTCTGAAGCATTCAACTTCTACACAAAAGCCATCG ATGCATGCCCCAAAAATGCAAGTTACTATGGGAACAGAGCCGCCACCCTGATGATGCTGAACCGCCACTGGGAGGCGCTGGAAGATGCACAGCAGGCTGTCCGGATGGACGACATGTTTGTGAAG GGTCACCTCCGGGAAGGGAAGTGTCACCTGTCCCTTGGGAACGGCAAAGCAGCCAGCCGCTCCTTCCAGAGGGTTCTAGAACTGGAGCTGGATAACGCTCAGGCACCGTCAGAG ttGAAAAATGCCAACGCTGTTCTGGAATACGAGAGAATGGCAGAGATTGACTTTGAAAAACGGGACTTTAGAAAG TGTGTGTTCTATATGGACCGTGCGTTGGAGTACGCCCCTGCCTGCCACAGATTCAAAATCCTCAAAGCAGAGTGCTTAGCCCTGCTGGGGCGCTACCCTGAAGCGCAGTCAGTGGCCAG CGATATTTTGCGCATGGACGCTACGAATGGGGATGCTCTGTATGTGAGGGGGCTGTGTTTGTACTACGAAGACTGTATTGAAAAAGCAGTGCAGTTTTTCGTCCAGGCTCTTCGCATGGCGCCAGATCATGAGAAAGCCCGGCTGGCCTGCAGA aatgccaAAGCTTTGAAATCCAAGAAGGAAGAGGGAAATAATGCCTTCAAAGACGGCAATTATGAAGCCGCGTATGAACTGTACTCGGAGGCACTGACCATAGACCccaataacattaaaacaaacgcCAAACTCTACTGTAACAGGGGGACCGTGGGTTCAAAG CTAAAAAAATGTGATCAAGCAATAGAAGACTGTACAAATGCAATAAAACTGGATGAAACCTACATCAAAGCATATTTGAGGCGAGCTCAGTG ttataTGGACACAGAACAATATGAAGAGGCTGTTCGGGATTATGAAAAAGTTTATCAGACGGAGAAAACAAAAG agCACAAGCACCTTCTAAAGACTGcccaactggaactgaagaaaaGCAAACGAAATGATTACTATAAGATCCTGGGTGTGGATAAAAACGCTACAGATGACGAGATTAAGAAAGCCTATAGGAAGCGAGCGCTCATGCACCACCCAG ATCGTCACAGTGGAGCCAGTCCGGAGATgcaaaaggaagaagaaaaaaagttcaAAGAGGTGGGAGAAGCTTTTACTGTTCTCTCGGATCCCAAGAAGAAAGCCAGATATGACAGCGGGCAGGATCTAGACGAGGAGGGCATGAACATGGGCG ATTTTGATGCTAACAATATCTTCAAGGCATTCTTTGGAGCTCCAGGTGGCGGCTTCAGTTTCGAAG CTTCCGGTCCTGGTAATTTCTTCTTTCagtttggttaa
- the LOC121301786 gene encoding NF-kappa-B inhibitor-interacting Ras-like protein 2 has product MGKSCKVVVCGLSAVGKTAILEQLLYANHVVGSEPIETLEDIYIGSIETDRGVREQVRFYDTRGLREGSEFPKHYLSFAEGFVLVYSIDSKESFKRMEALKKDIDRYRDKKEVTIVVLGNKCDLQDQRRVDHEAAQHWAKTEKVRLWEVSVADRRTLIEPFVHLASKMTQPQSKSTFPLSRKIKGSGSLDS; this is encoded by the exons ATGGGGAAGAGCTGTAAAGTGGTTGTGTGTGGATTGTCCGCTGTGGGCAAAACAGCCATACTTGAGCAACTGCTGTATGCAAATCACGTAGTAG GTTCGGAGCCCATTGAGACTCTAGAGGACATCTACATTGGCTCAATCGAGACGGACCGGGGTGTGCGGGAGCAGGTGCGATTCTACGACACTCGGGGCTTGAGGGAGGGGTCCGAATTCCCCAAGCACTACCTCTCCTTCGCTGAAGGCTTTGTGCTAGTCTACAGCATCGACAGCAAGGAGTCCTTCAAGCGCATGGAGGCCCTCAAGAAGGATATCGACAGATATAGGGATAAGAAGGAG GTGAccattgtagtcctgggcaataAATGTGACCTTCAGGACCAGAGACGAGTGGACCATGAAGCTGCCCAACACTGGGCAAAGACAGAGAAGGTCAGGCTGTGGGAGGTGTCCGTGGCTGATCGCAGGACCCTGATCGAGCCCTTCGTCCACCTGGCCAGCAAGATGACTCAACCCCAGAGCAAGTCCACCTTCCCCCTGAGCCGCAAGATCAAGGGCAGCGGCTCTCTGGACAGCTGA
- the LOC121301795 gene encoding dnaJ homolog subfamily C member 7-like isoform X1: MAVADCEMPMAPESEVMSEEEMEREAEGFKEQGNAFYIKKDYSEAFNFYTKAIDACPKNASYYGNRAATLMMLNRHWEALEDAQQAVRMDDMFVKGHLREGKCHLSLGNGKAASRSFQRVLELELDNAQAPSELKNANAVLEYERMAEIDFEKRDFRKCVFYMDRALEYAPACHRFKILKAECLALLGRYPEAQSVASDILRMDATNGDALYVRGLCLYYEDCIEKAVQFFVQALRMAPDHEKARLACRNAKALKSKKEEGNNAFKDGNYEAAYELYSEALTIDPNNIKTNAKLYCNRGTVGSKLKKCDQAIEDCTNAIKLDETYIKAYLRRAQCYMDTEQYEEAVRDYEKVYQTEKTKEHKHLLKTAQLELKKSKRNDYYKILGVDKNATDDEIKKAYRKRALMHHPDRHSGASPEMQKEEEKKFKEVGEAFTVLSDPKKKARYDSGQDLDEEGMNMGDFDANNIFKAFFGAPGGGFSFEGNSSSGPGNFFFQFG; the protein is encoded by the exons ATGGCGGTTGCAGATTGTGAGATGCCCATGGCTCCCGAGTCGGAGGTGATGAGCGAAGAGGAGATGGAAAG GGAAGCAGAGGGCTTTAAAGAACAAGGAAATGCCTTTTACATCAAGAAAGATTACTCTGAAGCATTCAACTTCTACACAAAAGCCATCG ATGCATGCCCCAAAAATGCAAGTTACTATGGGAACAGAGCCGCCACCCTGATGATGCTGAACCGCCACTGGGAGGCGCTGGAAGATGCACAGCAGGCTGTCCGGATGGACGACATGTTTGTGAAG GGTCACCTCCGGGAAGGGAAGTGTCACCTGTCCCTTGGGAACGGCAAAGCAGCCAGCCGCTCCTTCCAGAGGGTTCTAGAACTGGAGCTGGATAACGCTCAGGCACCGTCAGAG ttGAAAAATGCCAACGCTGTTCTGGAATACGAGAGAATGGCAGAGATTGACTTTGAAAAACGGGACTTTAGAAAG TGTGTGTTCTATATGGACCGTGCGTTGGAGTACGCCCCTGCCTGCCACAGATTCAAAATCCTCAAAGCAGAGTGCTTAGCCCTGCTGGGGCGCTACCCTGAAGCGCAGTCAGTGGCCAG CGATATTTTGCGCATGGACGCTACGAATGGGGATGCTCTGTATGTGAGGGGGCTGTGTTTGTACTACGAAGACTGTATTGAAAAAGCAGTGCAGTTTTTCGTCCAGGCTCTTCGCATGGCGCCAGATCATGAGAAAGCCCGGCTGGCCTGCAGA aatgccaAAGCTTTGAAATCCAAGAAGGAAGAGGGAAATAATGCCTTCAAAGACGGCAATTATGAAGCCGCGTATGAACTGTACTCGGAGGCACTGACCATAGACCccaataacattaaaacaaacgcCAAACTCTACTGTAACAGGGGGACCGTGGGTTCAAAG CTAAAAAAATGTGATCAAGCAATAGAAGACTGTACAAATGCAATAAAACTGGATGAAACCTACATCAAAGCATATTTGAGGCGAGCTCAGTG ttataTGGACACAGAACAATATGAAGAGGCTGTTCGGGATTATGAAAAAGTTTATCAGACGGAGAAAACAAAAG agCACAAGCACCTTCTAAAGACTGcccaactggaactgaagaaaaGCAAACGAAATGATTACTATAAGATCCTGGGTGTGGATAAAAACGCTACAGATGACGAGATTAAGAAAGCCTATAGGAAGCGAGCGCTCATGCACCACCCAG ATCGTCACAGTGGAGCCAGTCCGGAGATgcaaaaggaagaagaaaaaaagttcaAAGAGGTGGGAGAAGCTTTTACTGTTCTCTCGGATCCCAAGAAGAAAGCCAGATATGACAGCGGGCAGGATCTAGACGAGGAGGGCATGAACATGGGCG ATTTTGATGCTAACAATATCTTCAAGGCATTCTTTGGAGCTCCAGGTGGCGGCTTCAGTTTCGAAGGTAATTCAT CTTCCGGTCCTGGTAATTTCTTCTTTCagtttggttaa